Proteins encoded together in one Pseudomonas oryzicola window:
- a CDS encoding amidase encodes MNTMDQVASHSIAQLQQALQAGSLTSEALVRAQLARIERFDEQLNAYVEAYPSRALSAAIAADRQRASGINLGPLHGIPVAIKDLFEIDGQAITGGSLAQEPRVSRLTATAVQRLERAGAIILGKTHTVEFAFGGWGTNAVMGTPWNPWDRNVHHAPGGSSSGSAVAVASGLASAALGTDTGGSVRIPAGMCGLVGLKTTRGLVSRHGLIELCPSLDSVGPITHTVEDAAWMLDALLGPDPLDPVSARAPVFSAAAGLERPVAGLRIWVLPEAERALIAPGVLKAYDLGLKQLAALGMQLIEQPLPTSLEQCMRIAGGLMSAEGYANLGRLFERDDLRFDPHVQRRILSGRAIDAASYIQLHNQRRAARQAMQEAMSNIDACVFPTNAIGSVPLEEVDEYGTPLALLGRFANLLNLCSVALPIGFDEKRMPVSMQVVGPAFAEALVLRIGHAYQQVSDWHTLRPEGWALAGKAVA; translated from the coding sequence ATGAACACCATGGATCAGGTAGCTTCCCACAGCATTGCCCAGTTGCAACAGGCGTTGCAGGCCGGCTCGCTGACCAGCGAAGCGCTGGTGCGTGCGCAACTGGCGCGCATCGAGCGCTTCGACGAGCAGCTGAATGCGTATGTCGAGGCTTACCCCTCGCGTGCCTTGAGCGCGGCCATTGCTGCGGATCGTCAGCGTGCATCTGGCATAAACCTGGGGCCACTGCATGGCATTCCGGTGGCGATCAAGGACTTGTTCGAGATCGATGGCCAGGCCATCACCGGTGGCTCATTGGCGCAGGAACCGCGTGTTTCGAGGTTGACCGCCACCGCAGTACAACGCCTGGAGCGTGCCGGTGCGATCATTCTCGGCAAGACCCACACCGTCGAATTCGCTTTCGGTGGCTGGGGCACCAACGCGGTCATGGGCACGCCGTGGAACCCGTGGGACCGTAACGTACATCACGCGCCGGGTGGTTCCAGCAGTGGTTCGGCAGTGGCCGTGGCCAGTGGCCTGGCGAGTGCGGCGTTGGGTACCGATACCGGCGGTTCGGTGCGGATCCCGGCGGGTATGTGCGGCCTGGTCGGGCTGAAAACCACGCGTGGGCTGGTCAGTCGCCATGGCTTGATCGAACTGTGCCCTTCGCTGGACTCGGTAGGGCCTATCACGCACACGGTTGAAGATGCAGCGTGGATGCTGGATGCCCTGCTGGGCCCAGACCCGCTGGATCCGGTTTCGGCCCGGGCACCGGTATTCAGCGCCGCTGCGGGTCTCGAGCGGCCGGTAGCCGGTTTGCGCATCTGGGTGTTGCCGGAAGCGGAACGCGCGCTTATCGCTCCCGGGGTGCTGAAGGCCTATGACCTGGGGCTCAAACAGCTGGCCGCGCTGGGCATGCAATTGATCGAGCAACCGCTGCCCACGTCGCTGGAGCAATGCATGCGCATCGCTGGCGGGCTGATGAGCGCCGAGGGTTACGCCAACCTCGGGCGCTTGTTCGAGCGCGACGACCTGCGTTTCGACCCCCATGTCCAACGTCGCATACTCAGCGGGCGCGCCATCGACGCGGCGTCGTATATCCAGCTGCACAATCAGCGCCGCGCCGCCCGGCAAGCCATGCAGGAGGCGATGAGCAACATAGACGCCTGCGTTTTCCCGACCAACGCTATTGGCAGTGTGCCGTTGGAGGAGGTCGACGAATATGGCACGCCACTGGCCTTGTTAGGGCGCTTCGCCAACTTGTTGAACCTGTGCTCGGTGGCGCTGCCCATCGGCTTCGATGAAAAGCGTATGCCTGTCTCGATGCAGGTTGTCGGGCCGGCCTTCGCTGAAGCGCTGGTTCTTCGCATCGGTCATGCCTATCAACAGGTCAGCGACTGGCACACGCTACGGCCTGAGGGCTGGGCGCTGGCGGGCAAAGCGGTGGCATGA
- a CDS encoding amino acid ABC transporter permease — protein MIGFFQQYPEYWSDWSVRLLLGARITAELSLIGFALAVVLGALLVWALRSPNSILKRLAALFIQSMRAVPLLALLLALYFALPSLGLTLSGYWAGAIGLGLQGAAYVAEILRGGLDSLHRGQREAAIAIGLTPLKAFTSVILPQVFRVILPPLLNAYVSILKDSSLCALIATDELMLAARAIASETFLPMHVFLLVGLFYFVIAFPLSMLSRVLEKHVSRGRKTVRG, from the coding sequence ATGATCGGTTTCTTCCAGCAATACCCGGAGTACTGGAGCGACTGGAGCGTTCGCTTGCTGCTCGGCGCACGGATCACTGCCGAATTGTCCCTGATCGGGTTCGCCCTGGCGGTCGTGCTGGGCGCGTTGCTGGTCTGGGCGCTGAGAAGTCCTAACAGCATCCTCAAGCGCTTGGCTGCGTTGTTCATTCAGAGCATGCGTGCAGTACCGCTTCTGGCGTTGCTGCTGGCCCTGTATTTCGCGCTGCCCAGCCTGGGGTTGACCTTGTCCGGCTATTGGGCCGGGGCCATCGGCCTGGGTTTGCAGGGGGCCGCATACGTTGCGGAAATCCTCCGTGGCGGCCTGGATTCGCTGCATCGCGGCCAGCGCGAAGCTGCTATCGCCATTGGCCTGACGCCGCTGAAAGCGTTTACCTCGGTCATCCTGCCGCAAGTGTTTCGGGTCATATTGCCGCCCCTGCTCAATGCCTACGTATCGATCCTCAAGGACAGCTCGTTGTGCGCCCTGATTGCCACCGATGAGTTGATGCTGGCAGCGCGGGCCATCGCTTCGGAAACCTTCCTGCCAATGCATGTCTTCCTGCTGGTAGGGCTGTTCTATTTCGTTATCGCCTTCCCTCTTTCAATGCTGTCGCGGGTGCTTGAAAAGCACGTTTCACGCGGCCGCAAAACCGTGCGAGGTTGA
- a CDS encoding amino acid ABC transporter permease, which yields MANFEVFLGLLPLLLKGALTALEIALCTLLLASVGGVVLAVVLTFSRSRLLHGVIGCFIEWMRNVPALAHLFLIYFGLSYLGINLPAWLAAIVGLSLVGSAVLADIFRSGLQSLHVGQHEAGLAVGLSRMQILRCILLPQALRVTLPAFANYVTQLIKDTSIASAIAVPEIMFLARNLVTSTFQTSLIYLAVMCIYAAMIMPIGVGFIRLERHLGSAR from the coding sequence ATGGCGAACTTCGAGGTGTTTCTCGGGCTGCTGCCCCTGTTGTTGAAAGGCGCGCTGACCGCCCTGGAGATTGCGCTATGCACCTTGCTGCTGGCGAGTGTCGGAGGCGTGGTGCTGGCCGTGGTGCTGACGTTCAGTCGGTCACGGCTGCTGCATGGCGTGATCGGCTGCTTCATTGAGTGGATGCGCAATGTGCCGGCGCTGGCGCATCTGTTCCTGATCTATTTCGGTCTTTCCTACCTTGGCATCAACTTGCCCGCTTGGCTGGCCGCTATCGTTGGCTTGAGCCTGGTCGGCAGTGCGGTGCTGGCCGATATTTTCCGTAGTGGCTTGCAGTCGCTGCATGTCGGCCAGCATGAAGCCGGGTTGGCTGTCGGCCTGAGCCGCATGCAGATTCTGCGCTGCATTCTCCTGCCCCAGGCCCTGCGCGTAACCTTGCCAGCGTTCGCCAACTACGTCACGCAATTGATCAAGGACACCTCCATCGCCTCGGCCATTGCCGTGCCGGAAATCATGTTCCTGGCGCGCAACCTGGTGACCTCAACCTTCCAGACGTCACTGATCTATCTGGCGGTGATGTGCATCTACGCCGCGATGATTATGCCGATCGGTGTGGGATTCATTCGGCTCGAACGTCATTTGGGGAGTGCGCGATGA
- a CDS encoding amino acid ABC transporter ATP-binding protein, which translates to MSTPSEPALLRVHDLHKSYGDLEVLKGINLELKAGETLSLIGPSGSGKSTCLRCINYLEKPTRGDIWLGDELIGQVKDGKRIRLMSDREMAPQRREIAMVFQLFYLWPHLTVRDNVALGPIKAQGMPRKQAYELADAMLEKVHLRHKAEVYPEQLSGGQQQRVAIARALAQQPKVILFDEPTSALDPELVGEVLAVIRELAQEGRTMIMVTHEVRFARDVADRVIFMDGGHIVEQGPSAQVIDSPRHERTRSFLGRMAMEGA; encoded by the coding sequence ATGTCGACCCCGTCCGAACCTGCGTTGCTGCGCGTGCATGACCTGCACAAGAGTTATGGTGACCTGGAGGTGCTCAAGGGCATCAACCTGGAGTTGAAAGCCGGTGAAACGCTGTCGTTGATCGGCCCCAGCGGGTCGGGCAAGTCCACTTGCCTGCGCTGCATCAATTACCTGGAAAAACCCACCCGAGGCGATATCTGGCTGGGTGACGAACTGATCGGTCAGGTCAAGGACGGCAAGCGCATCCGCCTGATGAGTGATCGGGAAATGGCCCCACAGCGACGCGAGATCGCGATGGTGTTCCAGTTGTTCTACCTCTGGCCACATCTGACTGTGCGCGACAACGTCGCGCTGGGGCCGATCAAGGCGCAGGGCATGCCACGCAAGCAGGCCTACGAGCTGGCTGATGCCATGTTGGAAAAAGTCCACCTGCGGCACAAGGCCGAGGTCTACCCCGAGCAGTTGTCCGGCGGCCAGCAACAGCGGGTGGCTATCGCCCGCGCATTGGCCCAACAACCCAAAGTCATCCTGTTCGACGAGCCGACCTCGGCACTCGACCCCGAACTGGTGGGGGAAGTACTGGCCGTGATTCGTGAACTGGCGCAAGAGGGCCGCACCATGATCATGGTGACCCATGAAGTGCGCTTCGCTCGGGACGTGGCGGACCGGGTGATCTTCATGGACGGTGGGCACATTGTCGAGCAAGGGCCGTCGGCCCAGGTAATCGACAGCCCGCGTCATGAGCGTACCCGCAGTTTTCTCGGGCGCATGGCCATGGAGGGCGCTTGA
- a CDS encoding ABC transporter substrate-binding protein, translating to MQKPNVQRFAGIYAGLLVSMLASLPAFALETVEPGSLTVAFTGDMPGTGYQDSRMVGYDGEILQQISEKLGLKVKPALMDWASTIASVQANRVDVMAGTMGWTEQRAKIMTVSDPIHYFKNGITQTDKTNWSSLKDLQGKKVGTITGFSFIPEMRKIEGLQVALYDTSDAAVRDLLAGRIDAVIGDPPVMQYAIFRNQQWHLRFNAFTDNDPEFPLLTGLGQVVYGFNKEASPQLVAAVNEQIQTLWKSCEMRKIGARYGLTQDVWYVPQGNNLRSGVDRPADWQLPGCK from the coding sequence ATGCAGAAGCCCAATGTTCAACGGTTTGCCGGTATCTATGCGGGTTTGCTGGTATCCATGCTGGCCTCGCTACCGGCATTCGCTCTGGAAACGGTAGAGCCGGGAAGCCTGACTGTCGCCTTCACCGGGGATATGCCAGGGACCGGTTATCAGGACAGCCGGATGGTCGGCTACGACGGTGAAATCCTTCAACAAATATCCGAGAAGCTGGGTTTGAAGGTCAAACCTGCGTTGATGGACTGGGCCAGCACCATTGCCTCGGTACAAGCCAACCGCGTGGATGTCATGGCCGGCACCATGGGCTGGACCGAGCAACGCGCGAAGATCATGACCGTGAGCGACCCGATTCACTATTTCAAGAACGGCATCACCCAGACCGACAAGACCAACTGGAGCAGCCTCAAGGATCTGCAGGGCAAGAAAGTCGGCACCATCACCGGTTTTTCGTTCATCCCGGAGATGCGCAAGATCGAAGGGTTGCAAGTGGCGCTGTACGACACCTCGGATGCTGCGGTGCGTGATCTGCTCGCCGGGCGCATCGATGCAGTGATTGGCGACCCTCCAGTCATGCAATACGCCATTTTCCGCAATCAGCAATGGCACCTGCGCTTCAACGCGTTCACCGACAACGATCCGGAATTTCCACTGCTGACGGGCCTGGGGCAGGTGGTCTACGGCTTCAACAAAGAGGCCAGCCCGCAACTGGTGGCCGCCGTCAACGAGCAGATCCAGACCCTCTGGAAAAGCTGTGAAATGCGCAAGATCGGTGCCCGCTACGGCTTGACCCAGGATGTCTGGTATGTGCCGCAAGGCAACAACCTGAGGTCGGGTGTCGACCGCCCGGCGGACTGGCAATTGCCTGGTTGCAAGTAA
- a CDS encoding GlxA family transcriptional regulator, with product MIEHLRHFGDALPNASSASLVEALDKGQARHPPSRRGATELSIGIVLWPRFPLLSLSGLTDALRHAADTGDQSRPIRCRWNVLGSPGQRVVSSCGLDVPIDSELSDPHQFDYIVVIGGLLDYLETAPKTYPAFLHQAAAAGVPLIGLCTGSFVLARHGLMEGRTACVHAYHCDDWKRLFPRLRFVSNSDFLIDKDRITCAGGISVIELAIHLVGLHCGPDRAGKVVHQMTVAKSSSGSFVDRRKALGYASSSNRRLHEAVMLMEKHMTEPLDIDAIANLVGTSKRQLERLFVAETSSTPAQFYRQVRLRFGRWLLISSDRHIGEIAFECGFADAPHFIRHFQNLFGMSPGKLRKELLRNASPNQGGK from the coding sequence ATGATTGAACATTTGCGACATTTCGGAGATGCATTGCCCAACGCCTCCAGCGCAAGCCTCGTGGAAGCACTCGACAAGGGTCAGGCACGACACCCGCCTAGCCGGCGCGGCGCCACCGAGTTGTCCATCGGGATCGTGCTATGGCCGCGCTTCCCCTTGCTGTCACTCTCGGGGCTGACCGATGCGTTGCGCCATGCTGCCGATACGGGCGATCAGAGCCGCCCGATACGATGCCGATGGAATGTCCTCGGTAGCCCCGGGCAAAGGGTCGTTTCCAGTTGCGGGCTGGATGTACCCATCGACAGTGAACTCAGCGACCCTCATCAATTCGATTACATCGTGGTGATTGGTGGGCTACTGGACTACCTGGAGACAGCGCCAAAGACTTATCCGGCATTCCTGCATCAGGCGGCTGCCGCTGGCGTGCCATTGATCGGCCTGTGCACGGGCAGCTTCGTGCTCGCGCGGCATGGCCTGATGGAGGGGCGTACAGCTTGCGTGCATGCCTACCATTGCGACGACTGGAAACGCCTGTTCCCCAGATTGCGCTTCGTCAGCAACAGCGACTTCCTCATCGACAAGGATCGCATCACCTGCGCAGGCGGTATCTCGGTCATCGAGTTGGCCATCCATCTTGTCGGATTGCATTGCGGCCCGGATCGGGCCGGCAAGGTTGTGCACCAGATGACCGTCGCGAAAAGCAGCTCGGGGAGTTTCGTCGACCGGCGCAAGGCACTGGGCTACGCCAGCTCTTCGAACAGGCGCCTGCACGAGGCCGTGATGCTGATGGAAAAGCACATGACCGAGCCTTTGGATATCGACGCGATCGCCAACCTTGTCGGCACCAGCAAACGGCAGCTGGAGCGGCTGTTCGTTGCCGAAACCAGTAGTACTCCGGCCCAGTTCTATCGCCAGGTTCGGCTCAGGTTTGGCCGCTGGCTGCTCATCAGCTCGGATCGACATATCGGCGAAATCGCCTTTGAATGCGGTTTTGCCGATGCGCCCCATTTCATTCGGCATTTTCAGAACCTGTTTGGCATGTCCCCCGGCAAATTGCGCAAAGAGCTGCTGCGAAACGCGAGCCCGAACCAAGGGGGGAAATAG
- a CDS encoding GNAT family N-acetyltransferase, protein MHLTHRPVRPDDIAGICSFPQSPAELFHMFPKANYPLTPAQLSDAIAQRSGSTVVEGNGTVLAFANFYKAEHGGVCALGNVVVAPAARGHGVARYLVAAMIDLARQQFAAREVWVSCFNHNTAGLLLYPQLGFVPFGIEERQAWEGSRVALVQMKQVLIQPA, encoded by the coding sequence ATGCACCTGACCCACCGCCCCGTACGGCCCGACGACATCGCCGGAATCTGCAGCTTCCCGCAAAGCCCGGCCGAACTGTTCCATATGTTCCCCAAAGCCAACTACCCACTTACCCCCGCCCAGCTGAGCGATGCCATTGCCCAACGCAGCGGCTCCACGGTGGTGGAAGGCAACGGCACGGTGCTGGCCTTCGCCAACTTCTACAAGGCCGAACACGGCGGCGTGTGCGCCCTGGGTAACGTGGTCGTGGCCCCCGCCGCACGCGGCCACGGCGTAGCACGCTACCTGGTAGCGGCCATGATCGACCTGGCCCGCCAACAGTTCGCAGCTAGGGAGGTGTGGGTGTCGTGCTTCAACCACAACACAGCGGGCCTGCTGCTGTATCCACAGCTGGGCTTCGTGCCGTTCGGTATCGAGGAACGGCAGGCGTGGGAGGGTTCACGGGTGGCGTTGGTGCAAATGAAACAGGTGCTGATTCAACCCGCCTGA